One Spiribacter halobius DNA segment encodes these proteins:
- the glnD gene encoding [protein-PII] uridylyltransferase, translating into MSVATRPPESLYDDRQLIDLEALDGALAAGERAGPLLRAALQEADETLAARFLEGTPAAVLVPLRAQVVDAVVRRLWQRCLGPLAAEATIAAVGGYGRGELHPGSDTDLMVLLPPDAGSRFDAALTDFVTVLWDVGLEVGHSVRTVDDCVRQAERDITVATNLMEARRIDGDAELFETMQAATGPARLWPSRAFFEAKWREQQARHEKYHDTAYNLEPNIKESPGGLRDIHMVGWVAKRHFNADSLQELIRHGFLTDAEHRLLMRGQHFLWDIRFALHVLAGRREDRLLFDHQTQLAEQFGYKDADHTLAVEQFMQRYYRTVMQLNRLNEMLLQLYQEAILYADVDEAPRLLNKRFQVKRGFIEVTHPNVFRRYPFALLEVFLLIQQHPEIKGVRAATVRLIRENRHRIDERFRRDLRAKSLFMEILRQPRGITHELRRMHTYGVLGRYIPAFGDITGRMQYDLFHAYTVDSHTLMVVRNLRRLTVPEHTHEFPHCSEIIRRIPKPELLYLAGLFHDIAKGRGGDHSELGAEDAYQFCLQHGLSRYDCRLVAWLVRHHLLMSMTAQRKDISDPQVVNEFARQMGDSQHLDYLYLLTVADIRGTNPKLWNSWREALLLELYRLTKRAIRRGLGNPIDEDELVRETQARARQLLKQHGLHHMTVRAIWRHFARDYFLRYAAEEIAWHTEAIHAAGAAPARPLVLIEPVSQRGGTEVFVYARDRDNIFALSVSALDQLGLDIQDARIITTENGYTLDSYLVLEEDGRPIERDWRRQEIEQHIADALSGPERLPEPSRRALPRRLRHFNTETQIEFGDDENNGRSAMELITGDQPGLLAQVGYVFARCGVRLQNAKIATIGERAEDVFFITDRDNQPLSGDLRQCVRRTLMELLDDEPDIMKRADGV; encoded by the coding sequence ATGAGCGTTGCCACCCGCCCCCCGGAGAGCCTCTACGACGATCGCCAGCTGATCGACCTGGAGGCCCTCGACGGGGCCCTCGCCGCCGGCGAGCGCGCCGGCCCGCTGCTGCGCGCCGCCCTGCAGGAGGCGGACGAGACCCTCGCGGCACGGTTTCTCGAGGGGACGCCGGCGGCGGTGCTGGTGCCGCTGCGCGCGCAGGTGGTGGATGCCGTGGTCCGGCGCCTGTGGCAGCGCTGCCTCGGCCCGCTGGCGGCCGAGGCCACCATCGCCGCCGTGGGCGGCTACGGCCGCGGCGAGCTGCATCCGGGGTCGGACACCGACCTCATGGTGCTGCTGCCCCCGGACGCCGGGTCCCGCTTCGACGCCGCCCTCACCGACTTCGTCACCGTGCTCTGGGACGTGGGCCTCGAGGTGGGGCACAGCGTGCGCACCGTGGACGACTGCGTGCGCCAGGCGGAGCGGGACATCACCGTCGCCACCAACCTGATGGAGGCGCGGCGCATCGACGGCGATGCCGAGCTGTTCGAGACCATGCAGGCCGCGACGGGGCCGGCACGGCTCTGGCCGAGCCGCGCCTTCTTCGAGGCCAAGTGGCGCGAGCAGCAGGCGCGGCACGAGAAGTACCACGACACCGCCTACAATCTCGAGCCGAACATCAAGGAGAGCCCCGGCGGCCTGCGCGACATCCACATGGTGGGCTGGGTCGCCAAGCGGCACTTCAACGCCGACAGCCTCCAGGAGCTGATCCGCCACGGTTTCCTAACCGACGCCGAGCACCGCCTGCTGATGCGCGGGCAGCACTTCCTGTGGGACATCCGCTTCGCCCTGCATGTGCTCGCCGGCCGCCGGGAGGACCGGCTGCTGTTCGACCACCAGACCCAGCTCGCGGAGCAGTTCGGCTACAAGGACGCCGACCACACGCTGGCGGTCGAGCAGTTCATGCAGCGGTACTACCGCACCGTGATGCAGCTCAACCGCCTCAACGAGATGCTGCTGCAGCTCTACCAGGAGGCGATCCTCTACGCCGACGTGGACGAGGCCCCGCGGCTGCTCAACAAGCGCTTTCAGGTCAAGCGCGGGTTCATCGAGGTCACCCATCCGAACGTCTTCCGCCGTTATCCCTTCGCGCTGCTGGAAGTGTTCCTGCTGATCCAGCAGCACCCTGAGATCAAGGGCGTGCGCGCGGCCACGGTGCGGCTCATCCGCGAGAATCGCCATCGCATCGACGAGCGCTTCCGACGCGACCTGCGGGCGAAGAGCCTGTTCATGGAGATCCTGCGCCAGCCCCGGGGCATCACCCACGAGCTGCGGCGCATGCACACCTACGGCGTGCTCGGGCGCTACATTCCGGCATTCGGTGACATCACCGGGCGCATGCAGTACGACCTTTTCCACGCCTACACCGTGGATTCGCACACGCTCATGGTGGTGCGCAACCTGCGCCGGCTCACGGTGCCGGAGCACACCCACGAGTTCCCCCACTGCAGCGAGATCATCCGCCGCATCCCCAAGCCGGAGCTGCTGTATCTCGCGGGGTTGTTCCACGACATCGCCAAGGGTCGGGGCGGCGACCACTCCGAGCTCGGCGCCGAGGACGCCTATCAGTTCTGCCTGCAGCACGGGTTGTCGCGCTACGACTGCCGCCTGGTGGCCTGGCTGGTACGGCATCACCTGCTGATGTCCATGACCGCCCAGCGCAAGGACATCTCCGATCCGCAGGTGGTCAACGAGTTCGCCCGCCAGATGGGCGACAGCCAGCATCTGGACTACCTCTACCTGCTCACCGTCGCCGATATCCGCGGCACCAACCCCAAGCTCTGGAACAGCTGGCGCGAGGCGCTGCTGCTGGAGCTCTACCGGCTGACCAAGCGCGCCATCCGCCGCGGCCTCGGCAACCCCATCGACGAGGACGAGCTGGTCCGCGAGACCCAGGCCCGGGCACGGCAGCTGCTCAAGCAGCACGGCCTGCATCACATGACCGTACGGGCCATCTGGCGCCATTTCGCGCGCGACTACTTCCTGCGCTACGCCGCCGAGGAGATCGCCTGGCACACCGAGGCCATCCACGCCGCGGGCGCCGCGCCGGCGCGGCCGCTGGTGCTGATCGAGCCGGTGAGCCAGCGTGGTGGCACGGAGGTGTTCGTCTACGCCCGCGACCGCGACAACATCTTCGCCCTCTCGGTCTCGGCCCTGGACCAGCTCGGCCTGGACATCCAGGACGCCCGCATCATCACCACCGAGAATGGCTACACCCTGGACAGCTACCTGGTGCTGGAGGAGGACGGCCGCCCCATCGAGCGCGACTGGCGTCGGCAGGAGATCGAGCAGCACATCGCCGACGCCCTGAGCGGCCCCGAGCGCCTGCCGGAACCCTCCCGCCGCGCCCTGCCCCGGCGCCTGCGCCATTTCAACACCGAGACTCAGATCGAGTTCGGCGACGACGAGAACAACGGCCGCAGCGCCATGGAGCTCATAACCGGCGACCAGCCCGGCCTGCTCGCCCAGGTCGGCTACGTCTTCGCCCGCTGCGGGGTGCGCCTGCAGAACGCCAAGATCGCCACCATCGGCGAGCGCGCCGAGGACGTCTTCTTCATCACCGACCGCGACAACCAGCCCCTGAGCGGCGACCTCCGCCAGTGCGTCCGCCGAACCCTGATGGAGCTCCTGGACGACGAGCCGGACATCATGAAGAGGGCGGACGGTGTGTGA
- the map gene encoding type I methionyl aminopeptidase codes for MTITIKTPEEIEQMRVAGHLAAQVLDMIGPHVEPGVTTAELDRRCHEAIEAMGCTPAPLNYRGFPKATCISVNHVVCHGIPGNKRLKRGDIVNIDITVIHDGWHGDTSRMFFAGEPSIQGRRVTDVAYRALWAGIEAVRPGATLGDIGHAVQTLAESHGCSVVREYCGHGIGRVFHEDPQVLHYGRPGEGERLKPGMTFTIEPMINAGRPETRVLGDKWTVVTKDHSLSAQWEHTVAVTEHGVDVLTLSDGRG; via the coding sequence ATGACCATCACCATCAAGACCCCCGAGGAGATCGAGCAGATGCGCGTGGCCGGTCACCTGGCCGCGCAGGTCCTCGACATGATCGGACCGCACGTCGAGCCCGGCGTCACGACCGCCGAGCTCGACCGCCGCTGCCACGAGGCCATAGAGGCCATGGGCTGCACGCCGGCGCCGCTCAACTATCGCGGTTTCCCCAAGGCCACCTGCATCTCGGTGAACCATGTGGTCTGCCATGGCATCCCCGGCAACAAGCGCCTGAAGCGCGGCGACATCGTCAACATCGACATCACCGTGATTCACGACGGCTGGCACGGCGACACCAGCCGCATGTTCTTCGCCGGCGAGCCGAGCATCCAGGGTCGCCGCGTCACGGACGTGGCGTATCGGGCGCTCTGGGCCGGCATCGAGGCCGTGCGCCCCGGCGCCACCCTGGGCGACATCGGCCACGCCGTGCAGACGCTGGCCGAGAGCCATGGCTGCTCGGTGGTGCGCGAATACTGCGGCCACGGTATCGGCCGCGTCTTTCACGAGGATCCGCAGGTGCTGCACTACGGCCGCCCTGGAGAGGGCGAGCGGCTGAAGCCGGGCATGACCTTCACCATCGAGCCCATGATCAACGCCGGCCGCCCGGAGACCCGGGTCCTCGGCGACAAGTGGACAGTGGTGACCAAGGACCACAGCCTCTCCGCCCAGTGGGAGCACACCGTCGCCGTGACCGAGCACGGCGTCGACGTGCTCACCCTGAGCGACGGCCGGGGCTGA
- the dapE gene encoding succinyl-diaminopimelate desuccinylase — protein sequence MTSPTLDLARALIRRPSVTPEDAGCQALIAERLAPLDFAAETLRFGEVTNLWLRRGEAAPLLVFLGHTDVVPPGPEARWRHPPFEPALEDGLLYGRGAADMKGSVAAFVTACERVFGAAEGVSGSVALLLTSDEEGPARDGTRRVAETLAARGEGIDWCLVGEPSSEARFGDVIKVGRRGSLNGWLTVRGRQGHVAYPHLADNPVHRLAPLLAELVAMEWDRGTDEFPPTTFQISNLEAGTGAGNVIPGEARVAFNLRFSPASTAAGLEARIAAMVAAHGLDAELAWQRSAEPFASEPGPLRAALIDAVTAETGEPPRPSTAGGTSDGRFIAPLGAEVVELGPRNATIHQVDEHVAAADLDALSHVYEAVIRRLLAP from the coding sequence GTGACCAGCCCCACCCTGGACCTCGCCCGGGCGCTGATCCGCCGACCCTCGGTGACGCCGGAGGACGCCGGCTGCCAGGCCCTCATCGCCGAGCGGCTTGCCCCCCTGGACTTCGCCGCCGAGACCCTGCGCTTCGGCGAGGTCACCAACCTCTGGCTGCGACGCGGCGAGGCGGCGCCCCTGCTGGTCTTCCTCGGCCATACCGACGTGGTGCCGCCGGGGCCGGAGGCGCGCTGGCGCCATCCCCCGTTCGAGCCCGCCCTGGAGGACGGCCTCCTCTATGGCCGCGGTGCAGCGGACATGAAGGGCAGCGTCGCCGCCTTCGTCACCGCCTGCGAGCGCGTGTTCGGCGCTGCGGAGGGGGTGTCGGGCAGCGTCGCTCTGCTGCTCACCAGCGACGAGGAAGGGCCGGCCCGGGACGGCACCCGCCGCGTGGCCGAGACCCTGGCTGCCCGCGGCGAGGGCATCGACTGGTGCCTCGTGGGCGAGCCGAGCAGCGAGGCCCGCTTCGGCGACGTCATCAAGGTCGGCCGCCGGGGCTCCCTCAACGGCTGGCTGACGGTCCGCGGGCGCCAGGGCCACGTGGCCTATCCGCACCTGGCAGACAATCCGGTGCATCGCCTCGCCCCCCTGCTCGCGGAGCTGGTGGCCATGGAATGGGACCGGGGCACCGACGAGTTCCCGCCCACCACCTTCCAGATCAGCAACCTCGAGGCCGGCACCGGCGCCGGCAACGTCATCCCCGGCGAGGCGCGGGTCGCCTTCAACCTGCGCTTTTCCCCCGCCTCCACGGCGGCCGGGCTGGAGGCGCGCATCGCGGCCATGGTGGCGGCCCACGGCCTCGACGCCGAGCTCGCCTGGCAGCGCTCGGCGGAGCCCTTCGCCAGCGAACCGGGACCGCTGCGGGCGGCCCTGATCGACGCGGTGACCGCCGAGACCGGTGAGCCGCCCCGTCCGAGCACCGCCGGCGGCACCTCGGACGGCCGCTTCATCGCCCCCCTCGGCGCGGAGGTGGTGGAGCTTGGCCCCCGCAACGCCACCATCCACCAGGTGGACGAGCACGTCGCCGCTGCCGACCTGGACGCCCTCTCGCACGTTTACGAGGCAGTGATCCGGCGGCTGCTCGCCCCCTGA
- the dapC gene encoding succinyldiaminopimelate transaminase, with protein MNPNLARLNPYPFERLRALLADTTPPAGLAPIVLSIGEPKHPTPGFIVDALREAVAEGIGRYPASRGEASLREVIAGWLAARFALPAGSVTAERHVLPVAGTREALFAVAQAVLDPSRQPVVAMPNPFYQIYEGAALLAGGEPLTLPTTRANGYAPDLDAVPEATWARCGLLYLCSPGNPSGTVLSRDYWRRALALADRYGFVIAADECYSELYADEANPPAGLLQVCAELGRTGFERCLVFHSLSKRSSAPGLRSGFVAGDAALIERFALYRTYHGCALPLHVQAASRTAWSDEAHVRENRRLYREKFSAVGAALDGVLDYDPPAGGFYLWARTPGADTDFARELYAREHLTVLPGRYLSRREPDGSDPGAGHVRIALVAERDTCVEAAARLRRFLQAGADRA; from the coding sequence GTGAACCCAAACCTAGCCCGCCTAAACCCGTACCCCTTCGAGCGCCTGCGCGCCCTGCTCGCGGACACCACGCCGCCGGCGGGGCTGGCGCCCATCGTGCTGTCCATCGGGGAGCCGAAGCATCCAACACCCGGGTTCATCGTAGACGCCCTGCGCGAGGCGGTGGCGGAGGGGATCGGGCGCTATCCGGCAAGCCGCGGCGAGGCGTCGCTGCGGGAGGTGATCGCGGGCTGGCTGGCGGCGCGCTTTGCACTGCCGGCGGGGAGCGTGACCGCGGAACGGCATGTGCTGCCGGTGGCGGGGACGCGGGAGGCCCTGTTCGCCGTGGCCCAGGCGGTGCTGGATCCGTCTCGGCAGCCGGTGGTGGCGATGCCGAATCCCTTCTACCAGATCTACGAGGGGGCGGCGCTGCTCGCCGGCGGCGAGCCCCTGACTCTGCCCACAACCCGGGCCAACGGCTACGCGCCGGATCTCGACGCCGTCCCCGAGGCCACCTGGGCACGCTGCGGCCTGCTCTACCTCTGCAGCCCCGGCAACCCGAGCGGTACGGTGCTGTCCCGGGATTACTGGCGACGCGCCCTCGCCCTGGCGGACCGGTACGGCTTCGTCATCGCCGCCGACGAGTGCTACAGCGAGCTCTATGCCGACGAGGCGAACCCGCCCGCCGGCCTCCTGCAGGTCTGCGCCGAGCTCGGCCGCACCGGCTTCGAGCGCTGCCTGGTCTTCCACAGCCTCTCCAAACGCTCCAGCGCACCGGGGCTGCGCTCCGGGTTCGTCGCGGGCGACGCGGCACTCATCGAGCGCTTCGCCCTCTACCGCACCTACCACGGCTGCGCCCTGCCGCTGCACGTGCAGGCAGCCAGCCGGACGGCCTGGAGCGACGAGGCCCATGTGCGCGAGAATCGCCGTCTTTACCGGGAGAAGTTCTCGGCTGTGGGGGCGGCGCTGGACGGCGTGCTCGACTATGACCCGCCGGCGGGGGGCTTCTATCTCTGGGCGCGCACTCCGGGGGCGGACACCGACTTCGCGCGCGAGCTGTATGCTCGGGAGCATCTGACGGTGCTGCCCGGACGCTACCTCTCGCGGCGCGAGCCGGACGGCAGCGACCCGGGGGCGGGCCATGTGCGCATCGCGCTGGTCGCCGAACGCGACACCTGCGTGGAGGCCGCGGCGCGGCTGCGCCGCTTCCTGCAGGCCGGCGCCGACCGGGCCTGA
- a CDS encoding ArsC/Spx/MgsR family protein, with protein MSAVRVYGLASCDRCRRARQWLAARGSEVEFVDLARTGLEPATLDRWLDALPWEALLNRRSTSWRALPLGRREGLARISRRSAKRGRGDGGQDKARESSGAQAYSTVRRAPEPSATQDCPPDPRPQPRIGEKCGLDEARALMLEEPRLVKRPVLETQDTVQVGFDPDAWERVL; from the coding sequence GTGAGCGCCGTGCGCGTCTACGGCCTCGCAAGCTGCGACCGCTGCCGCCGTGCCCGGCAGTGGCTCGCCGCACGGGGCAGCGAGGTGGAGTTCGTCGACCTCGCCCGCACCGGCCTCGAGCCCGCCACGCTGGACCGCTGGCTGGACGCCCTGCCCTGGGAGGCGCTGCTCAACCGCCGCAGCACGAGCTGGCGGGCGCTGCCCCTCGGGCGGCGCGAGGGCCTAGCCCGCATTTCTCGCCGATCCGCGAAGCGAGGGCGTGGAGATGGCGGGCAAGACAAGGCGCGCGAAAGTTCGGGCGCGCAGGCGTACTCGACAGTACGTCGAGCACCCGAACCGAGCGCAACGCAGGATTGCCCGCCAGATCCGCGGCCGCAGCCGCGGATCGGCGAGAAATGCGGGCTAGACGAGGCCCGCGCCTTGATGCTGGAGGAGCCGAGGCTGGTGAAGCGCCCGGTACTGGAGACGCAGGACACCGTGCAGGTGGGCTTCGACCCGGACGCCTGGGAGCGGGTGCTGTGA
- the dapD gene encoding 2,3,4,5-tetrahydropyridine-2,6-dicarboxylate N-succinyltransferase yields MSQLQQTIESAFEQRADLRPASAPPEVREAVAEALALLDRGEARVAEKIDGEWQVHQWLKKAVLLSFRLTDNQVIRGGETDYYDKVPLKYADYASRDFAADGVRVVPPAAARRGAYIAPGVVLMPSYVNIGAYVDEGTMVDTWATVGSCAQIGKGVHLSGGVGIGGVLEPLQANPTIIEDHCFIGARSEIVEGVIVGEGAVISMGVYIGQSTKIYNRETGEVSHGRVPPGAVVVPGSLPAEDGSHSLYCAVIIKQVDAKTRAKVGINELLRP; encoded by the coding sequence GTGAGCCAGCTCCAGCAGACCATCGAGAGCGCCTTCGAGCAACGCGCGGACCTGCGCCCGGCCAGTGCCCCGCCGGAGGTTCGCGAGGCAGTGGCCGAGGCCCTTGCCCTGCTCGACCGCGGCGAGGCCCGCGTCGCCGAGAAGATCGACGGCGAATGGCAGGTCCACCAGTGGCTGAAGAAGGCGGTGCTGCTCTCCTTCCGCCTCACGGACAACCAGGTGATCCGCGGCGGCGAGACGGACTACTACGACAAGGTTCCGCTCAAGTACGCCGACTACGCGAGCCGCGACTTCGCCGCCGACGGCGTGCGCGTGGTGCCGCCGGCGGCGGCCCGCCGCGGTGCCTACATCGCCCCTGGCGTCGTGCTCATGCCCTCCTACGTGAACATCGGCGCCTACGTTGACGAGGGCACCATGGTGGACACCTGGGCCACCGTCGGCTCCTGCGCCCAGATCGGCAAGGGCGTGCACCTGTCCGGCGGCGTCGGCATCGGCGGCGTGCTGGAGCCGCTGCAGGCCAACCCCACCATCATCGAGGACCACTGCTTCATCGGCGCGCGCTCGGAGATCGTCGAGGGCGTGATCGTCGGCGAGGGGGCGGTGATCTCCATGGGCGTGTACATCGGCCAGAGCACCAAGATCTACAACCGCGAGACCGGCGAGGTCAGCCACGGCCGGGTGCCCCCGGGCGCCGTCGTGGTACCGGGCAGCCTGCCCGCCGAGGACGGCAGCCACAGCCTCTACTGCGCGGTGATCATCAAGCAGGTGGACGCCAAGACCCGCGCCAAGGTCGGCATCAACGAGCTGCTGCGCCCGTGA
- a CDS encoding error-prone DNA polymerase, producing the protein MRAGTPDYAELHCLTNFTFLRGASHPEELVRRAVRLGYRALAVTDECSVAGAVRAHVAAKDHGLPLIIGSELRLVDGPVLVLLAPDRAAYGRLSALIALGRSQAPKGQYRLTRADLEEGVPGCLALLACAADTPEEDARWLAERFPGRAWLAVSLHHDGGDAVRLARSEALAAATGLPRVATGAVLMHARGRRALQDTLTAIRLRRPVHQLGRALEPNGERHLRPREVLARLYPDALVTESVRIAARCHFSLDELRYEYPEELVPDDHTPASWLRALTEAGARAHWPEGVPKRVHAAIEHELGLIAELGYEPYFLTVHDLVRFARSQGILCQGRGSAANSTVCYCLGVTAVDPSKSSLLFERFLSRERDEPPDIDIDFEHERREEVIQYVYRKYGRHRAALAATVISYRPRSALRDVGKALGLAEDQVDRLARALHWWDGGRIAPERLREAGFDPDTPVLERVLTLVHQLIGFPRHLSQHVGGFVISRGPLAELVPTENAAMAGRSIIQWDKDDLESLGLLKVDCLALGMLTAIHRAFDLLAEHRGLALDLTSVPREDPAVYDMLGRADSVGVFQVESRAQMAMLPRLRPRCFYDLVIEISIVRPGPIQGDMVHPYLRRREGLEPVDYPSDEVRGVLERTLGVPIFQEQVMQLAVVAAGFSPGEADQLRRAMAAWRRKGGLGPFRERLLAGMRERGYEDAFAERVFQQICGFGEYGFPESHAASFALLVYVSAWLKCHHPEVFACALINSQPMGFYAPAQIIRDARAHGVEVRPVDVTASDWDCTLEPGETLTLRLGLRLVKGLGAEAAQRVVDTRDQSGPFASVQDLARRAGLDRRDLRALADAGALASLAGHRRQAWWQVLGVDDAGPLLAQAPSQEPAARLPAPSEGEDLVHDYQSLGLSLGRHPVALLRDTLRRRGYRSAAELQAVGHRRIARTAGLVITRQRPGSAGGVTFITLEDETGVVNVVVWKDLSERRRPIVVGARLMGVTGVWERRGEVTHLIAGRVEDHSALLGRLVTRSRDFQ; encoded by the coding sequence ATGCGCGCCGGCACGCCTGACTACGCCGAGCTCCACTGCCTGACCAACTTCACCTTCCTGCGCGGCGCCTCGCACCCGGAGGAGCTGGTACGGCGCGCCGTGCGGCTTGGCTACCGGGCGCTGGCGGTCACCGACGAGTGCTCGGTGGCCGGCGCGGTGCGAGCCCACGTGGCGGCGAAGGACCACGGCCTGCCGCTGATCATCGGCAGCGAGCTGCGCCTGGTGGATGGCCCCGTGCTGGTCCTCCTCGCCCCCGACCGCGCCGCCTACGGCCGGCTCTCGGCGCTGATCGCCCTCGGCCGCAGCCAGGCCCCCAAGGGGCAGTACCGCCTCACCCGGGCCGATCTCGAGGAGGGCGTGCCGGGCTGCCTCGCGCTTCTTGCCTGCGCCGCGGACACCCCGGAAGAGGACGCCCGCTGGCTCGCCGAGCGCTTCCCCGGCCGCGCCTGGCTCGCCGTGAGCCTGCACCACGACGGCGGCGACGCCGTCCGCCTCGCCCGCTCCGAGGCTCTGGCCGCGGCCACCGGCCTGCCCCGGGTCGCCACCGGCGCGGTGCTTATGCACGCCCGCGGCCGCCGCGCCCTGCAGGACACCCTCACCGCCATCCGCCTGCGCCGCCCCGTGCACCAGCTCGGGCGGGCGCTGGAGCCCAACGGCGAGCGCCACCTGCGCCCGCGGGAGGTCCTGGCCCGCCTCTACCCCGACGCGCTGGTCACCGAGAGCGTGCGCATCGCCGCGCGCTGTCACTTTTCCCTGGACGAGCTGCGCTACGAATACCCGGAGGAGCTGGTCCCGGACGACCACACCCCGGCCTCCTGGCTGCGCGCGCTCACCGAGGCCGGCGCCCGGGCGCACTGGCCGGAGGGCGTGCCGAAGCGGGTGCACGCGGCCATCGAGCACGAGCTCGGGCTTATCGCCGAGCTCGGCTACGAGCCCTACTTCCTCACCGTGCACGACCTGGTGCGCTTCGCCCGCAGCCAGGGGATCCTCTGCCAGGGCCGCGGCTCGGCGGCCAACTCCACGGTCTGCTACTGCCTCGGCGTCACCGCCGTGGACCCGTCGAAGTCCAGCCTGCTGTTCGAGCGCTTCCTCTCCAGGGAGCGGGACGAGCCGCCGGACATCGACATCGACTTCGAGCACGAGCGCCGCGAGGAGGTCATCCAGTACGTCTACCGCAAGTACGGCCGCCACCGCGCCGCGCTCGCCGCCACGGTCATCAGCTATCGCCCGCGCAGCGCCCTGCGCGACGTGGGCAAGGCGCTGGGCCTCGCCGAGGACCAGGTGGACCGCCTCGCCCGCGCCCTGCACTGGTGGGACGGCGGGCGCATCGCTCCCGAGCGCCTGCGCGAGGCGGGCTTCGACCCGGACACCCCGGTGCTCGAACGGGTGCTCACCCTGGTGCACCAGCTCATCGGCTTCCCCCGGCACCTCTCCCAGCACGTGGGCGGCTTCGTCATCAGTCGCGGGCCGCTGGCCGAGCTCGTCCCCACCGAGAACGCCGCCATGGCCGGGCGCAGCATCATCCAGTGGGACAAGGACGACCTCGAGTCCCTCGGCCTGCTCAAGGTGGACTGCCTGGCGCTGGGCATGCTCACCGCCATCCACCGTGCCTTCGACCTGCTGGCCGAGCACCGCGGGCTCGCCCTGGATCTCACCTCGGTCCCGCGGGAGGACCCGGCGGTCTACGACATGCTCGGCCGGGCGGACTCGGTGGGGGTGTTCCAGGTGGAATCCCGGGCGCAGATGGCCATGCTGCCGCGGCTGCGCCCGCGCTGCTTCTACGACCTGGTGATCGAGATCTCCATCGTCCGCCCGGGGCCCATCCAGGGCGACATGGTCCACCCCTACCTGCGCCGGCGCGAGGGCCTGGAGCCGGTGGACTACCCGAGCGACGAGGTGCGCGGCGTGCTCGAGCGCACCCTGGGCGTGCCCATCTTCCAGGAGCAGGTAATGCAGCTCGCCGTGGTGGCGGCGGGCTTCAGCCCCGGCGAGGCGGACCAGCTGCGCCGGGCCATGGCCGCCTGGCGGCGCAAGGGCGGGCTCGGCCCCTTCCGTGAGCGGCTGCTCGCGGGCATGCGCGAGCGCGGCTACGAGGACGCCTTCGCCGAGCGCGTCTTCCAGCAGATCTGCGGCTTTGGCGAGTACGGCTTCCCGGAGTCCCACGCGGCGAGCTTCGCGCTGCTGGTCTACGTCTCGGCGTGGCTCAAGTGTCATCACCCCGAGGTGTTCGCCTGCGCACTGATCAACAGCCAGCCCATGGGCTTCTACGCCCCGGCCCAGATCATCCGGGACGCCCGCGCCCACGGCGTCGAGGTGCGCCCGGTGGACGTCACCGCCAGCGACTGGGACTGCACGCTGGAGCCCGGCGAGACGCTGACGCTGCGCCTCGGCCTGCGGCTCGTGAAGGGCCTCGGTGCCGAGGCGGCGCAGCGCGTGGTGGACACCCGCGACCAGAGCGGTCCGTTCGCCAGTGTCCAGGACCTCGCCCGTCGCGCCGGGCTCGATCGCCGGGACCTGCGGGCGCTGGCCGACGCCGGCGCGCTGGCGAGCCTCGCCGGCCACCGCCGCCAGGCCTGGTGGCAGGTGCTCGGCGTGGACGACGCCGGCCCGCTGCTGGCGCAGGCCCCCAGCCAGGAGCCGGCTGCCCGGCTGCCGGCACCGAGTGAGGGCGAGGACCTGGTGCACGACTACCAGAGCCTCGGCCTCTCCCTCGGGCGGCACCCCGTCGCCCTGCTCCGCGACACCCTGCGCCGGCGCGGCTACCGCAGCGCCGCCGAGCTGCAGGCGGTGGGGCACCGCCGCATCGCCCGTACCGCGGGGCTCGTCATCACCCGCCAGCGCCCCGGCTCCGCCGGCGGCGTGACCTTCATCACCCTGGAGGACGAGACCGGCGTGGTGAACGTGGTGGTCTGGAAGGATCTCTCGGAGCGCCGGCGCCCCATCGTGGTCGGCGCGCGGCTGATGGGCGTAACCGGCGTCTGGGAGCGCCGCGGCGAGGTCACCCACCTCATCGCCGGCCGGGTCGAGGACCACAGCGCCCTGCTCGGCCGCCTGGTCACCCGCAGCCGGGACTTCCAGTAG